A region of the Micropterus dolomieu isolate WLL.071019.BEF.003 ecotype Adirondacks linkage group LG10, ASM2129224v1, whole genome shotgun sequence genome:
gactcaaacccttctatggtatctaacagatacctaaacatatcctatataagctatgtttgagagacagagtggtcatcgggctgggtcactctctaagctgctgcagagcttgtaattgatgctgaactccttgatgtaataaacttttatgatcaagaacagtgtcaagtggatttcttctcaacacatcattgcagcattattgttcagaCACCACATTGTCACAATAACAAGCTATAGAGTGAAATTCAGTTTTGTAACTTCCTTCTGCTATatagcagacaatatatattgataaagagtcaattatgaaaaatggtaaacaggaataaactatcatcagtggagcagtgctgaggatgaattagagtttaagagtctgatagcttgggggaaaaagctgttctgcagtctggtggtgtggcagcagaaaaaagaaaaggcagcagggtgaacaggtcGTTTATTATCCTTTGGGTTCtgtgtaggcacctcacctcaccgatatcactgatgctcaggagatgggtaccaatgatcttctgagcagttttaatcacctgctgcagagccctcatGTCAGCTgatctgtgatgctgattcccaggaactttaaactgttcacctgctccacctcagctccactgatgtagacaggagcagtaggttgttctctgagcaccactctgcaagataaTGAATTCCCTCCCGacatgaagtctcatcgttgtttgaaatccagctgatgatggtggtgtcatctgcaaacttcacaacagagttctcttcaTGTCAGGGGATGCAGTCATGGGTGTACAgcatgaacaggagggggctgagcacacagccctggggggctcctccactagagtggaggaggtgagtccaccaatccgaactgacaggggtctgtttgtgagaaagtccaatatccagttgcagagtgttgtatttaaacccagagtgctgagtttgctgatcagtttcatggggagattgtgttgaatgctgagctgaaatccacaaacagcattctgatgtaggtgttgtatttcttaaatttgaattcggggtatatttgggaaatgtttgctaagtgtttttgtcttagtgttttatatttagggcatgaggttagaatgtgcagctctgtctctacctgtcctgtgtcacactgggagcagagtctctcctcttgtggtagccagctttgtctgtggcgacccctttctatggccaggctgtgctCACTCAGtcttttttcttagtttagggcATTTTATcgtactcaggtaatttgctagtgtgaattctctttttaggttcagataacattggaatttactttgtgttttggtcgtttctttccagtatccaatatatttttccttctgcttgttgataatttggtttagtctgcttgagttggtgttgttgtcctgaggctgttggggacttgttactgcagggagcctcaggaccagctggctgaggggactcttctctggtttcagctcctggtatgtttgGGCTTTGTGATGGGATGTTTGTGGGTTAACTGatttaattgatcttttctgtatttttgtaagAGGGGGTAATgaccgagctctgctctgcacagattatttggtgtttttctctgcacctgtaggatgctcttacagaactcggtATGGAAAGATTCATTCAAGATCATTGTTTTGTCACATTtctcaaattcattattaagttttgggCCCAAATTtgccatatagaattattggttctagtacaaattgccagatttcaattggaatatagattttaatgtttctttttattgcatagaaagctctccttgctttgtccctcagctCTTTCACGGCCATGTTGAGgtttcctgtgtatgtaatgttgaggccaaggtaagtgtagtcACTTACACTTACATGTTGTTATTTTCAGTTTCTAATCTTCGTCACTTTTTGtgtacatgttcttaatcaaatcatatgtttttcctccaatgccactttcaagtagcctatagaaaaggccctTGTGCCAGATGGAGTCAACAAAACAGTCATACAgatgctggtcatataattagaatatcatcaaaaagttgatttatttcagtaattccgtagagcccaggttgctctgattgtggccttcagctcttctgcattgttgggtctggcgtatcggatcttcctcttcacaataccccatagattttccatagggttaaggtcaggcgagtttgctggctaatcaagaacagggataccatggtccttaaaccaggtactggtagctttggcactgtgtgcaggtgccaagtcctgttggaaaatgaaatctgcaagAGTgtcttgacacaaggaatgcgatagctgaaacccatgtcttgcatacgtctgtctgtggtggttcttgaagcactgactccagctgcagtccactctttgtgaatctcccccacatttttgaatgggttttgtttcacaatcctctccagggtgcagttatccctattgcttgtacacttttttctaccacatctgttccttcccttcgcctctctattaatgtgcttggacacagagctctgtgaacagccagcctctttagcaatgaccttttgtgtcttgccctccttgtgcaaggtgtcaatggtcgtcttttcgacagctgtcaagtcagcagtcttccccatgattgtgtagcctacagaactagactgagagaccatttaaaggcctttgcaggtgttttgagttaattagctgattagagtgtggcaccaggtgtcttcaatattgaaccttttcacaatattctaattttctgagatactgattttgggttttcattagttgtcagttataatcatcaaaattaaaaggaatgaacacttgaaatatatcagtctgtgtggaatgaatgtatacattatacaagtttcactttttgactggaattactgaaataaatcaactttttgatgatattctaattataagaccagcacctgtatagaCTAAACAACGAATTCATTAACTGTAACAAATAATCAACAGATGAACTCATAATAAAAATGGTCATGATATTGGTATTCAGTGTATCACCCAGCCCTGCTCAAAGCTGTTTCTAAATAGTTTTCTCAGTGGAAAAGGGACTGCGGACAGGAAGATCATGCTCAGACGTGATTTTAAAAATCCTGCTCAGCCTCTGAACTTGTTCCCAGGAAGAACATTTGATCCACCTAAATCTCTCTGCCGCAGCCTCGGGGGAGTCGTGGCCaatgtgctgcagctgaaacaaaaacactctGCTTGTTATGAATCAGTGTTTTACTCTCTTAATGTTTACCTTCCTGTTTACCAGATCCTTCTTCCAGAGTCTGTTATGATCTCATTTTCATCTCTTAGTCCTCACTGTGTTGTTTAATGTCCCTCTCTCATCCCCTTGTTTCCTTCCATCAGCAGTATTTCCCACTGTCTAATTCACCTGGCTGTTTGGTTATTAGAAACGAATTAAGGCAGCAGAGGGGTTTTTTCTGCCCGGCCCAATTTTAGAAAACATGATAGGCTGCAGATAATTGTAGTTTATTGATTTGTGTTTAATCAGATTTTGCAGTGAGACAATCATTAGAGGATGTGTGACGCCTCTACTGTGGGAATAATCTGATTTAGAGATTTAGAGATTTCTAAATGGTATCAGTTTCTCCCTGCGAAAAAGAGAATACTtagtcattttgtatttttctactTGTCCACAAGAGGGAGCTGGAACCTCACTAAGTCTCCTGTGTTATGCTGAAAGTATCAAATATAATATAGCCAATGACATTATCATGCATAATTGAACAGAGCAATTATCCTGATCCATCAGTGAGTCTGGAGAGCTCATCAGTAACTTTGACATGTCATTTGCAGAAATTAGATCTTTGTGTTACTTTGACCATCTTTACTTTCCTATTCTTCTCCTTTAAAAACACTCACTTAAACATTATATTAGCACATGAATATTTTTGGGACAACCTGAATGTCCAACAATGTCCAAAAGGTCAAATCATTATTGTATCTATTTGCATATTTCCTCACAAAAATGTAGAACCAGCAGTTTTTTCAAATTGGGTgatcagttcacccaaatcaccAAAATGAATTACTCACTTATTCTCTGgtaatatcttgtttgtttgcaacgtttacatttgtttaaatatatttaaatggtttaaatgtaataattatCTATCCATGCTGATAGATTTGGTTTTATATGTCCAAAGCTCAAGATATCTGTTTCTGACTgtctttttttgctgtttttgtttcgcCTTTGTTGGACAGTTTACAGTTAGCgcatatttaacaaaatatggaGAGAGGGAAGGTCCACAGCACAAATCAAATCAGGGACATTTATGTGGTATTTCTGTTCCCACTCCAATACAACTGGGTTGAGGTGAATTTCGTTTTTGACAGAATTACAAAttacctttaaaaaaacagcacaggCAAAATATCCCCGTCGCTCTGGAGCAGGAGTCGACACTGAGGGCAATGGAGTCTACAGTACTTAAACTTGTGTTCCTGTTTTGCccaaatttgttttcattttcgcAAATTAGCACCATTAAAAGTATGCCAAATTAGCTATTAGCAGTTACTGTTTGCAATGTACCCGTGAATTTACAGACATCTttcactggattactttgatactgaagaaaacttcTTTTCAGGCAAATTAATTTCtagtaaatgttaatgtttataCATGTTTAGTTGCAATGGACATTGCAGATAATGATATCATAAGTCACCCTGTatctaaaaatatgtgtttCATGATGTGTGTTCAGATGACATATTTTGAAGCAAATTGCGGTGTTCTGTCAATTTATGCAACCTATCGAGATGTTCGACTTAGCGGTCCTGCGCATGCGCATGTGCACAACCCACAATCTTGGTTTCTGTTTCCACGTCGTTAAaactgtgcaaccttgctgtcaGGCATGCCATCGAGACAAAGCCTGATGGTGAGCAAaatctaaaaaataattttttcattGCGACTTTTGGCCTGCAAGCATGTAGATATTTGCATGTACACGTGGGCTTTGCTTTAGGGTAATTGTACCTATTAACCCCATAAGCGTATATTTGGTGGGCTTAAACATTACAGTGTGAAAAGAAGCACACTATATGAGTCAGTTTGAAATGAGAATAACTTAACTTAAGCCCACTTCAGTGTGGTAGCCTCTGCAATCGATTTGCACTACGGTTGCATCTTTTGACAGGGCAGCATACAAGTCAGAACAGCGGATCACGCCTCAGATATCTCTCTCCGTACTCCCCACTACCCATGGATAACCTTCTTCATTGAAACTACTTTCTACCTTAAAAAtatgatgttgtttttgtagtttgtgtAAAGTGGCTTGAGGACAGAACCTTGAATTTCTGTCACCACCTTAAATCTATCCAGCAACAAGATTTATGAAGCTTTATGTTCGAACTCAGTGCTTGACTCGGTACATTTTGTTTGGAGTTTAATATATCTTTTTTCTACATCCAtatcatgtaaatgtaaataattttcaCACAGGCCATGGAAACATCACATGAAATGTACATGAACATGAAAATTAGTTTTCATGGCTTTTATAGCAGCATGGGTTAATATTATAGAGGTTTCCTGTTTGATTCTCACACAAACCTCACACACttcatgaataaatgaatactAAGAAGCAATGCCACACTTGGTTCAGAGataaatagttttttattttggtgCCACAAATGATGACAATTCAAACTGTCACAAACAATGCACAGTGCCTCAGTGACTGGAAACCTCCAAAAGCAGTGGTGAAATAAACACATGCTATGAAAAATGTACATGATGCGAATAAGTGCGAATAGAGCTACTGCCAAAGGTTACCAAGATGAAGTTAATCAAAATGCATTCTAATGCAAAAGAGACATGCAAAGAGATGCTTcatgaaaaacaattaaaaataacacataatTATGACCTTAAAATTAGATCAAATCTTTCCTGAAAACGTGTAAATACAAACTGAACATCTGAATGAAATTAAATAGTGTTGTTTTAGGCGACATCACGCACAGAGTCTCATTTGTGTATGTACACTGACGTAGCCTGAGCTCATATGTGGCAGCAGATTTGGCAACAAACTTGATCGTGAGACGTTGCAATGGCAGCGTGTTTAGCCCTCAGCTCTTGCCTCCTGCTCCGGAGGCCGAGCCGCTAACCGTCGACTTCCTCAGCTCGATTCTCATTGACTGGCTCTCGGCCCGAGACTCTAACCTTGTCACTGTCGACACACCCAGAACTGCCTTGCTGCTCGGTTTCATACCTTTTGACACGGGGATCCGTGTGGCGGCGCCCCGAGCTGACTGCACATCCGAACTGGGCTGGAGAATAAACAACAAAGTGACATAAGACACAGGAAAGGATTTGGACCAAAGGTACACAAAAACTACAGAGTTGATCTGTTAACTGTTCATTTGTAACTGTGATGTAGATATCACTGTTGTGTTTAGGCAGGGATTGCACATAAGGACAAGGTGAGCTTCCCAGTTAGCATGGTTTTGGTTAGCCCTGTTCCAGGATCACTGTACAAAAGATCACGCACCACCTATCATAACTCAGACATTTTGGTCACGGAGCAGCTTGTAGAATTTGTTTCTGGAAAAAtgatgaaaatacaaacaaacaggaTGGTAGACAATCTTCTTAGCAACTTGTATGGTGGGAAAAAACAATCCCAGGCGTGTGTTAAGTGGCAAAAAAAGCATGACTAACTCAAGAAACATCTCTAGCTAGGACTAAATATTTAAAGATTGTGTTGCTGTAATATAGTTTCCAGTTGTTATAGTCAATGACTTTCATAGAAGAGACCTCCCTTGGTTGGCTTGCAGGGTTGAGGGgaggctggagcctatcccggCACACAATGGGGAGAAGGTGGGGTACACCTTGAACAGGTAGCCAGTCTACCACAGGgctgacacacattcacacgcaGAAAGTCAATTAAGAGTTGCCAGTTAATCTAACCTGCATGTCTGGACAATGCGGAGAAACCGGACAAACCCATGCAAGCGTGTAAAGTCCTCAAACTTCCAGCCAACCAGCTTGAACCCGGAGCCTTCTTGCTGTGATggaacagtgctaaccaccacACCACCATGTCCCGCCCTGGACTAGATCAAATGTGTTGTACTTTtctcaccttataaagttgctAAGAAGAATGCTACCCATCCACTGCGTTTCTGACTAAGTGATTGAAATGTCCAAGTTACTGATGGTCCTGAATCAGGGCTCGACACCTCTGATTTGGTGACCTGCAAATTCTCAAATCAATGCTTACTGGGTCCATTTAAACAAGTGTGTGAGGGTTAACTAGCTGGTCTTCTTGGATATTAATTGACATCAGGTTGGGTAATCTTATTAGAGAGTGATCAAGGCTGCTCATCTGTACATTTCTTAAATAGCAAAAGTGAAACATCCAAATGGATCGCTTCCTGCCCGTGTTTGGTTAAAAGGAGTGAATTTGTCAGTTGGTAaatttgtgtctgtctgtacaaGACCCTTAGGCTGGTGATACATGGGGCAACCTtctgagcaatgttgctgggcaatacTTCTCAGGCACTTTCCCACAGAGAATGGGCAACACATTTCTATCTGCATACTTTAGATCGGTTGTTGGCTATTTTTGAGCTCCTCCAATTAGAATGTTAGCATTCGATCACGTGACAGGTCTTGGCGATTTCAgaaaaaatcaaataagatgGCAGTGGAGCCGTCTTTTTACGCCAGTAAGTTGTCATGTGTGTCTGAAAACACTGATCCTTCTCGCGGGGCGAGTAAAGTAGCAATCTTTACTCACACACTGTGCTTGTAAATTATTTTTCCGGTTCGCAGGTATCTATTTTTAGGGACATATGCGACTAAATTGGTCGCATTGTACAGTCCAATATACTTCTAGCATTTTGAAAGCTGACACATCAAAAAAAGAAGAACGATGGAATGCATGTAGGTAAATGAATCAATGAATGTAGTAAATGGGGCAAAGTAACCAGAGTATCTACTCAGTTTTGTGCTTTACATGATTcttacttaagaaaaagaacTGTTGAAGCTAAGATAACAGTCACAGCTGCACAAATTTTAGTGACCATCACTGCAGTGTCCGTGTCCCTGGCAATAGATTTGCGCCTCTGACTGGTTGTTGCCAACTGTCCGTTGGCCTGTGTCTCACCTggttgcccagcaacattgctctaaaaTTTGCCCTGTGTATCTTTAGCTTTAGAGAGGCCTCTCTGGGATGTAAGATCATTCCAGTGTTAGTTCATACCAGTGAGATCGTGTGTTTATAAATTCACTGTTTATACCTGGAGAGAGTGCTATCTAGGGAGCACACACCACCTGATTTCATTGTGAAACATTTCAGAAGGAACTGCAACGTAAAAGATTATAcatgattcagatttttttgtttgtgtataaaAGGCAAAATGTCTTCTATGTCTGTATGCTTGTGGAGTCTCTACGTATTCCGAAAGAGGGAGGACATCAAACATAATGATCTCTAAAGCTCTCACCACTGACTGTGTCGGCCTGGAGGATGCCGAGGTGATGGGGGTGATTGTTATACTGCTTGTCATTTTGCTTGGCGCCGTCTTCCCCAGTGAGGTTTGGCTTGGGGAGCGGAGCACCGTCCCTGTTGACATTTCCTTGCTGCTTTCTGAGCTTCTGAGCGTCAACACTGAACTACTGCAGCCCTCAGAGGGCCTCTTAAACTGTGGACCCAAGTGGATATGGATCTTGTTGTCCTCTGTTGTGATGATGTTGCTCTTGACATTGTATTTCCTGTAAGGAGCTGGCCCAGGTTGCTTCTCCGGGGTTACCTTGATCACCGTGCGGCCTGTGGTAACATTGTGAGGCTCAGGTGAAGCACATGCTTCAGCCACAGGAGTGGCGCTGACTGTGATGATGGACACCGGCGACTGAAGGCTGTCAGAGTTGCGGTCCTTGGTCTTGTCCGGACTCTTGGCCCTGGAGATTGTGGTTATTGTGACTGGAGATTTGGCTCGATCAAGACCTCCCGTCGGCTCACAGCCTTTGCTCTTTGAGGTCACAGTTGTGGGTTTAGGGACGATTGTGATGCGCGGTTTTTGAAGGCCGAGAGTCGGGATGATGGTGGTGCTGGAGAAGAAATCCTCTGCCCGAGGGCTGGTGATCTCCAAGGTGGCAGTGCTGTTCTCATGATCTGGGGTCACTCGGATGTGCAGTGGCTGGCCTGGCTTTTGGGACATGGTCATCTCAGGAGAGGTCTGAGTGAGTGTGATGGCCTCCTTCTTTTTCATCCAGGGTATCCAGGATTTTCCTGCCCCAAGTTCTGCTGATGCTGGAGGGTATCGCTCAAGAACAGTTGGCTTTTTAAGGCCCCGTTGTCTGAGGTTGCTCATTAAATGGTTTTCCTCAAGGACTGATTTCCGGATAAAGCCTGCCGCCGTCTCGTCCTCAGCAGGCTCACTGGCCATCACATCTGTCTGCACTGCAGTGGAGGTAACCGGAACATTGACCATCCTCCTACCATTCATACTGGGCCTCAAGGCGCAACTGTAGCGCTTGGTGGCTTCAAGCTCCTTGGTAAGGCTGACTACTTCCTGGCTcatgcttttcttcttctcctcctcttccaagAACCTCTGCTGGAGGACAGAATAATCCACCTGCAGCTGGGAGAGCTGGTCCTCCTTGTTCATCAGTTCATGGACTTTCTCCTTCAGGGCCTGGACGTccacctgcagctctctggtTTTAGCCTCCTCCATCTTGCAGCGAATTCTGAGCTCAGCCTCTGGACTCGTGACCTCACCTTTCTCAATGGCTTTGTTTCTGGCAATCTGACTTTTCATTTCTTCCAGTAGCTTAGAAAGGGTATTTGCTTTATCCTGCTCTGTTCTGAATTTCTTCTCCAGTAGATCATACTCATCCTCTGTTTTCATTAAATCTCCTTCTACCACCTCAAGTTGTTTTAGCCTGCTCTTAAGTCTTTCAATTTCTATCGTGAGCTCTTTTACTTTGTTGTCTTCATctggatttctgtttttgtccttgTTGGCCCACTTTTTCTgcatttccctctctgtctcctcaaGTCCGTCTATTCTTATTTTCATACCACTTAGCTTGGTATTCAGCACCCTGCACTTTTCCTCTTCACTTGCAAGTTTAGTTTTtaactcatctttctctttACTGACAGTTGTCACTTTGATCTCCATTTCTGATTTGAATTTCAGAAGTTTTTTGCTATCTTCTATCAGCTTCTCGGTGACCTCCGTAACCTTACActgctctgcttttaacatCTTACTTAAATCATCATTTTTCTGTTCTTCGTGTTTAAGTCTTTCCgccatgttttttctttcatctaCCAGTATAACTGTGAAGGACTTCAACTTCATAAGATCGTCTTTGAGGaccatttctgtcttttcaaGCTTTGACTCTGAGCACTCTAGTTCTTTCAGCTGGGTTTTCACCCTCTCCAGCTCAGCGGCAAGATCCTTCACAACACGTTTCTCTTTTTCCAGGTTTGTATGAAGCTGAGAGCACTCGGTTTTGCTCCTATTGAAAGCCCCCTCCAGTTTTTCCAGTTCAACCATTCTATTCTGCAGTTTGTCCACCTCCAACCTCAGCTCCTTGCTGTGGTTCTCCTCAATCTGCAGCTTTTTCCTCAGCTCCCTGCACTGAGTCTCTGTTTTGGTTATCTCCTCATCCTTGCCCTCCATCTCCAGCACTCTCTTCCGCAGATTCTCCAGCTCGGTCATGAGTGACGAATCCCCGCATTCCCCTTTGCTGATCTTCTCCCTAAGCTCCTGCAGGTCCTCCTCTGATTTATGCAGCACCTTGTTGCTCTCCTCCAGCTCTTCAATCTTGTGTGACAATCCGGCTAGCTTCAGCCTAAGCTGTCGGCTTTGGGACTCTTCGTTGGCCAGTTTGGCAGTCATCTCCTCATGTTCTTGCGCAAACTTGGCTGCTCTATGCTCCAGCTCGACCTCCAGCTTGAGGACCTTCTGGCCGTCCTCCTTGGCAGTGTCGGTTACCGCTGCCAAACGCTGCTCTTTATCCTGCAGCTTCTGAGTCAGGTCCTGGATCTTCTGGCTCTGTTGGTCAATCTGCTCAATATGCAGCTGCCGCTCGTCTACCAACATCAGGGCAAAGGACTTCAGCTTAACCAGCTCCGCTCTGACCTTTTCCAGCCGCCTGCTGTGGTCCTTGTCCTTACGAGCCTGGTAAGCTTTCTCCTGCTCCAACAGTCGTTTGAGTCTAAGAAAGAGGCAAATTGTCAGTGGGGTTAATCATATATGTTATATCATATAAAtatcatatttatattattatattatattgtctTTTCAGTGCAGATGACACCAATCCTGAATTAATCATCGGATGCAGAAAAGGATCCTCGTGGTACCCTCATGTGacaaagttttgttttgtcaactcTCTGTGACCAAACTAAAATAACCACCGTGTCAACTACTCTATAGTTTACTGTATTCCTGTATCAGATGGGGAAATATGGTGCACATCTCTAAACAAGCCAGACCACGCTGAGAGAGCATACCTGATCCTGGTTGGGGAGGCGAGGAAGCAGAATAAAAGGCAGCAGCAGGataacaagaaaacaaaggaaataaCAAACAGGCAGATCAGAGCTTAGAGATCTTACCCTGCCCGGTCTAGAGTAAAGTAAAGAATTATACCTGCAGGTCAGGAACTTTAATATGCAGGTATGTTGAGTTGGGAGCTTGATCATCCAGCTGATCACGGTCAACTACGATAATTCTAACAGGATTTCATTCATGTAGGTATCAGTGGGCTCCATGATGGTCAAAAATGCTGCTTGTCAAAAATACAATTATGGGATTGACACTGGCATATATCCTAATAATTATGAACTGGAGAGTTTTGGGTCCACCAATATCACTGATCACAAGTACTAAAACAAAAAGGAACTTAATGTGCAGGCTTGTACGAAAAATTGTTGATTTTTACATCTAGATGtactacatttattcatttagctgacgctttaatccaaagtgacttacaattgctatttatgtcagaggtcgcacgcctctagaGCCACTAGAGgataagtgtcttgctcaggcaCGCATTAgggtctcacagtggatttgaacccaggtcaCTCAAACCAAGGGCATGTGTTTACTCACTGCGCCACCTACTAAGATTGAACTTAACTCATTTGTATGAAGTGTTATCCAAACACGAAACCTATTTAATTATACAAATGGAGACATACTTTCTCTAAAGGAATCCTGGTGATGGGAGTATTTgtgtaaagaataaaaaaacagtgcTTGAGAGCAGCTTTCAAATACTG
Encoded here:
- the LOC123978398 gene encoding filamin-A-interacting protein 1: MRSRNCTMEGPDDGHIQPTKGFIKQEEENTLELTKRKMKVQREEKDGRTAVSGSAKKPQRPAQSRKAALPDLSKTDLLHLLGIMEGEVQAREDIISLIKTEKTRPEALEAHYGSGVPTKPLQALQRDGLLIHSNNSTDDVYEKPMAELDRLEDKQKETYRRMLEQLLLAEKCHRRTVMELDNEKRKHTDFMNKSDDFTNLLEQERERLKRLLEQEKAYQARKDKDHSRRLEKVRAELVKLKSFALMLVDERQLHIEQIDQQSQKIQDLTQKLQDKEQRLAAVTDTAKEDGQKVLKLEVELEHRAAKFAQEHEEMTAKLANEESQSRQLRLKLAGLSHKIEELEESNKVLHKSEEDLQELREKISKGECGDSSLMTELENLRKRVLEMEGKDEEITKTETQCRELRKKLQIEENHSKELRLEVDKLQNRMVELEKLEGAFNRSKTECSQLHTNLEKEKRVVKDLAAELERVKTQLKELECSESKLEKTEMVLKDDLMKLKSFTVILVDERKNMAERLKHEEQKNDDLSKMLKAEQCKVTEVTEKLIEDSKKLLKFKSEMEIKVTTVSKEKDELKTKLASEEEKCRVLNTKLSGMKIRIDGLEETEREMQKKWANKDKNRNPDEDNKVKELTIEIERLKSRLKQLEVVEGDLMKTEDEYDLLEKKFRTEQDKANTLSKLLEEMKSQIARNKAIEKGEVTSPEAELRIRCKMEEAKTRELQVDVQALKEKVHELMNKEDQLSQLQVDYSVLQQRFLEEEEKKKSMSQEVVSLTKELEATKRYSCALRPSMNGRRMVNVPVTSTAVQTDVMASEPAEDETAAGFIRKSVLEENHLMSNLRQRGLKKPTVLERYPPASAELGAGKSWIPWMKKKEAITLTQTSPEMTMSQKPGQPLHIRVTPDHENSTATLEITSPRAEDFFSSTTIIPTLGLQKPRITIVPKPTTVTSKSKGCEPTGGLDRAKSPVTITTISRAKSPDKTKDRNSDSLQSPVSIITVSATPVAEACASPEPHNVTTGRTVIKVTPEKQPGPAPYRKYNVKSNIITTEDNKIHIHLGPQFKRPSEGCSSSVLTLRSSESSKEMSTGTVLRSPSQTSLGKTAPSKMTSSITITPITSASSRPTQSVPSSDVQSARGAATRIPVSKGMKPSSKAVLGVSTVTRLESRAESQSMRIELRKSTVSGSASGAGGKS